The sequence below is a genomic window from Methylocystis sp. IM3.
AGGCGCGCAACGCCAGATGCGCGAGGACGGTCGAGTCCTTTCCCGCGGAAAACAGCATCACCGGATTGTCCGCCTCGGCGGTCGCCTCCCGGATGATGTGAATGGCCTCGGCCTCGAGCCATGCCAGATGAGAAAGCGCCCGCCCCATCGCTCTGTCCCTTAATTAGAAAATAGCGGGGGTCAGACTGCGATGTTGCAGCGCATTCAGCAAGGTTGGAGGCACGAAATAGACGCGAAATCCGTAACTTATTCAAATATACGATGAGCTCCATCGGCCCCGCCTATGGAGCGCCCCCGCCACCATCGCCGGTCAGCCTTCCGGCAGCCGCACCGTGGCGATCGCCAGCGCGGCTATGCCTTCGCGGCGTCCTGTGAATCCGAGATTCTCCGTCGTGGTCGCCTTGATGGCGACGCGGCCGATGTCGAGGCCCATGATTTTCGCCAGGCTGGCGCGGATCGCCTCGCGGTGCGGGCCGACCTTCGGCGCCTCGCAGACGACGGTCGCGTCGACATGCGCGATCATGCCGCCGCGTTCGCGCACGAGCTTGCAAGCGTGGGCGAGGAAAATCTCGGACGCCGCGCCTTTCCATTGCGGGTCGGATGGGGGGAAATGCGCGCCGATGTCGCCCTCGGCGATTGCGCCAAGCACGGCGTCGGTGATGGCGTGCATGAGAACGTCGGCGTCGGAATGGCCCGCGAGCGCATGGCTGTGCGGGATTGCGACGCCGCCAAGCCAGACTTTGTCGCCTTCCGCGAAGGCGTGCACGTCATAGCCCTGGCCCATGCGCACATCGGGCAGGGCGGCGAGGGAAGGGGGTGCGAGCTGTTGCATGGCGCGGGCAAAATCCTCCGGCGTCGTAAGCTTGAAATTTCGCGCATCGCCCGGAAAGACATGCACGGCGCAGCCGGCAGCCTCCGCGATCATGGCGTCGTCGGTGTATTCGCGCCCGCCCGCGGCGGCCTCGCGATGCGCGGCGAGGATGAGCGGGAAGCGGAAAGATTGAGGCGTTTGCACCGCGCGCAGGCGCGCGCGATCCGGCGTCGCGACGACGAAGCCCGCCGCGTCGATCTCCTTTACCGTATCATTGAGCGGCACGCCCGGAACCGCCGCGCCATGGTCGCGGGCGGCGGCAATGGCGCGGGCGACGAGCGCCGGATCGGCGAAGGGCCGCGCGGCGTCGTGGATCAGCACGATCTCGGGCTCGGCCTCTCGCGCAATGGCCTCCAGCCCGTTGCGGACGCTCTCCTGCCGAAGCGCGCCGCCGAGCGCAGGGGCGGCGAGGGCGGCGCGGGCCGAATCGGTCAGCTCCGAAACGCTCGCGGCATAAAGCGCCCGGTCGTCGGGATGAATCACGACCGTAAGCCGCGCGGCAGGCGCGGCGGCGTGCATCGCCTCCAATGTGCGGGCGAGCACGCTGGCGCCGGCGAGGCTGCGATATTGTTTCGGTAGACCTTCACCGGCGCGGGAGCCCCGCCCGCCGGCGACGACGAGGATGGAAACCAGGGTCTGATCGGACATGCCGCTCTGTGTCGCTTTTCGCGCCGTCCGTCAAACTACCGTCTCAAAAGCGGAGCAGTGACAAAAAGTCATGTTGCAACTGCGAAGAGCCCTGCTTATGCTGTGTGCAAGATGGATAATGCCGAAAAAATAGGCCCGCAGCCCGTGCAGGCGAATTTGCGGATTGGTCCCCTGAGCCTTTCGGGCCGCGCCTTTCTCGCGCCCATGGCCGGCGTCACCGACCCGGCCATGCGGCGAATCGCGGAGCATTATGGCGCCAGCGTCACCGTGAGCGAGATGATTACTGCTGCGGGCGTTGCGCGCGGCGACCGGGAGACCGCGCTGCGGCTCGGTCAGGCGCGCAAGACAGAGTCCGCGCCGCGGGTGATCCAGATCGCGGCGCGCGACGCGGCCGGAATCGCCGCCGCCGCCAAACATGCGGAAGACGCCGGCGCCGACTGGGTGGACATCAATATGGGCTGTCCCTGCAAGCGGGTGACCGGCGGCCTCGCCGGCGCGGCGCTGATGCGCGATCTCGACCAGGCCGCCGCGCTCATCGCCGCCGCGCGGGCGGCGATCCGCGCGCCGCTCAGCGTGAAAATGCGGCTCGGCTGGGACGACGCCGCCCGAAACGCGCCCGAACTCGCCCGCCGCGCCGAGGCCGAGGGCGCCGCCCTCGTCACCGTTCATGGCCGCACGCGGCAGCAGTTCTATACGGGCTCGGCCGATTGGGCGGCGATCGCCGAGGTCAAGGCGGCGGTGTCGATCCCGGTCGTCGCCAATGGCGACTGCAAGAGCGTGGAGGACGCGGCTGACATGCTCAAGGCGTCGGGCGCCGATGCGGTCATGATCGGCCGCGCGGCGCAGGGGCGTCCCTGGCTCGTGGGCGACGTCGCCCATTATCTCGCGACCGGCC
It includes:
- a CDS encoding bifunctional 2-C-methyl-D-erythritol 4-phosphate cytidylyltransferase/2-C-methyl-D-erythritol 2,4-cyclodiphosphate synthase; translation: MSDQTLVSILVVAGGRGSRAGEGLPKQYRSLAGASVLARTLEAMHAAAPAARLTVVIHPDDRALYAASVSELTDSARAALAAPALGGALRQESVRNGLEAIAREAEPEIVLIHDAARPFADPALVARAIAAARDHGAAVPGVPLNDTVKEIDAAGFVVATPDRARLRAVQTPQSFRFPLILAAHREAAAGGREYTDDAMIAEAAGCAVHVFPGDARNFKLTTPEDFARAMQQLAPPSLAALPDVRMGQGYDVHAFAEGDKVWLGGVAIPHSHALAGHSDADVLMHAITDAVLGAIAEGDIGAHFPPSDPQWKGAASEIFLAHACKLVRERGGMIAHVDATVVCEAPKVGPHREAIRASLAKIMGLDIGRVAIKATTTENLGFTGRREGIAALAIATVRLPEG
- the dusB gene encoding tRNA dihydrouridine synthase DusB, with the translated sequence MDNAEKIGPQPVQANLRIGPLSLSGRAFLAPMAGVTDPAMRRIAEHYGASVTVSEMITAAGVARGDRETALRLGQARKTESAPRVIQIAARDAAGIAAAAKHAEDAGADWVDINMGCPCKRVTGGLAGAALMRDLDQAAALIAAARAAIRAPLSVKMRLGWDDAARNAPELARRAEAEGAALVTVHGRTRQQFYTGSADWAAIAEVKAAVSIPVVANGDCKSVEDAADMLKASGADAVMIGRAAQGRPWLVGDVAHYLATGRRRAEPALSERGEAARLHLDGLLTQMGAGAGLRHARKHLAAYVDEAFGAGFPEVADLRRALVTSNCAQEAFRLIDAIFITKTQEAAA